One stretch of Natronobacterium gregoryi SP2 DNA includes these proteins:
- a CDS encoding universal stress protein, with protein MLDNILIATDGSDEASVAVEHGLDLAEVFGATVHVIYVVETEAAYILTIGVSDDEMKEYRQLGEEVVTDIVERAKQRGLDGVGVVKTGNISQEIVDYAQETDIDNVVVAERGRGTVEKYLGSNAENVVRMCSQPVTVVRSSKNV; from the coding sequence ATGCTAGACAACATCCTGATCGCTACGGACGGGAGCGACGAGGCGTCAGTAGCGGTCGAGCACGGACTCGACCTCGCAGAGGTGTTCGGGGCGACGGTTCACGTGATTTACGTCGTCGAGACTGAAGCGGCGTACATTCTCACGATCGGCGTAAGCGACGACGAGATGAAAGAGTACCGACAGCTCGGAGAGGAAGTCGTCACCGACATCGTCGAACGGGCCAAACAGCGAGGACTAGACGGCGTCGGTGTGGTCAAAACGGGGAACATCTCACAGGAAATCGTCGACTACGCACAGGAGACCGATATCGACAACGTGGTCGTCGCCGAACGAGGCCGTGGAACGGTCGAGAAGTATCTCGGCTCCAACGCCGAGAACGTCGTCCGAATGTGCTCACAGCCCGTCACCGTCGTTCGGTCGTCCAAGAACGTGTAA